The following coding sequences lie in one Burkholderia cepacia genomic window:
- a CDS encoding class I SAM-dependent methyltransferase, with protein sequence MKHHDQVADAFGTTAAAYLTSTVHATGADLQTLADAVSATPDAAVLDLGCGAGHASFAVAPHVHDVVAYDLAAPMLATVEAAARERGLTNIRTQQGPAERLPFDTATFDWVVSRMSAHHWHDMRAALAEVRRVLKPGGRVLMIDIAGNDHPLLDTYLQAAEVLRDASHVRDYRADEWLAMFREAGFDAQVHSRWRLPIDFDTWVARIRTPADSVTGIRALWAYAPDEVRAYYAVQPDGSFEHDALLIDAH encoded by the coding sequence ATGAAACACCACGACCAGGTCGCCGACGCATTCGGCACGACGGCCGCCGCCTATCTGACGAGCACGGTTCATGCGACGGGCGCCGACCTGCAGACGCTCGCCGACGCGGTGAGCGCGACGCCCGATGCCGCGGTGCTCGATCTCGGCTGCGGTGCCGGCCATGCGAGCTTCGCGGTCGCGCCGCACGTGCACGACGTGGTCGCCTACGATCTCGCCGCGCCGATGCTCGCGACCGTCGAGGCGGCCGCGCGCGAGCGCGGGCTCACGAACATCCGCACGCAGCAGGGGCCGGCCGAGCGGCTGCCGTTCGACACGGCGACGTTCGACTGGGTCGTGAGCCGGATGAGCGCGCACCACTGGCACGACATGCGCGCGGCGCTCGCCGAGGTGCGCCGCGTGCTGAAGCCGGGCGGCCGCGTGCTGATGATCGACATCGCCGGCAACGACCACCCGCTCCTCGACACGTACCTGCAGGCCGCGGAAGTGCTGCGCGACGCGTCGCACGTGCGCGACTACCGCGCCGATGAATGGCTCGCGATGTTCCGCGAGGCCGGTTTCGACGCGCAGGTACACAGCCGCTGGCGGCTGCCGATCGATTTCGATACGTGGGTCGCGCGTATCCGCACGCCGGCCGACAGCGTGACCGGCATTCGCGCGCTGTGGGCATATGCGCCCGACGAGGTGCGCGCCTACTACGCGGTGCAGCCCGACGGATCGTTCGAGCACGACGCGCTGCTGATCGACGCGCATTGA
- a CDS encoding lysozyme inhibitor LprI family protein, with translation MAAHGRIRAMRAALAALVVWAAGAAGLAGSGVAHAEVAAADPIDVAMRQCLARRDRSSPAGQIQCMGEAQQQWQAVMDGAYQRLLKDAPADAKRGWQDSQRHWLTWRKDEVHLLKAVYDTTRGTSYAMSSADLQLQPVRDRALALRGAADRYAPPPAAVPVAATSGAQGGTSAAQAAATPTAKPTANAPRDPAVRRVRPCEQDAACEHALFDLNRYYQKLRRKMPAHSAATLVRAQRAWVGFRDATAPLVGEDGRVDLIGARIATMKRLSETAGNK, from the coding sequence ATGGCGGCGCACGGACGAATCCGGGCGATGCGCGCGGCGTTGGCCGCGCTCGTCGTCTGGGCGGCAGGCGCGGCGGGGCTGGCAGGGTCGGGCGTCGCACACGCGGAAGTCGCGGCGGCCGACCCGATCGACGTCGCGATGCGGCAATGCCTCGCGCGGCGCGACCGGTCGTCGCCGGCCGGCCAGATCCAGTGCATGGGCGAAGCGCAGCAGCAGTGGCAGGCCGTGATGGACGGCGCGTACCAGCGCCTGTTGAAGGATGCGCCGGCCGATGCGAAGCGCGGCTGGCAGGACAGCCAGCGCCATTGGCTCACGTGGCGCAAGGACGAAGTACATCTGCTGAAGGCCGTGTACGACACGACGCGTGGCACGTCGTATGCGATGTCGAGCGCCGACCTGCAGCTGCAGCCGGTGCGCGATCGCGCGCTGGCGCTGCGCGGCGCGGCCGATCGCTATGCGCCGCCGCCCGCCGCGGTACCGGTCGCGGCGACGAGCGGTGCGCAGGGCGGCACGAGCGCAGCCCAGGCTGCGGCCACGCCGACTGCCAAGCCGACGGCAAACGCGCCGCGCGATCCGGCCGTGCGCCGCGTGCGGCCGTGTGAACAGGATGCCGCGTGCGAGCACGCGTTGTTCGACCTGAACCGTTATTACCAGAAGCTGCGTCGCAAGATGCCGGCCCATTCGGCCGCGACGCTCGTACGCGCGCAGCGCGCGTGGGTCGGGTTCCGCGACGCGACGGCGCCGCTCGTCGGCGAGGACGGGCGCGTCGACCTGATCGGTGCGCGCATCGCGACGATGAAGCGGCTGTCGGAGACGGCCGGCAACAAGTAA
- a CDS encoding helix-turn-helix transcriptional regulator, with amino-acid sequence MNQPSSASVPPLDATPARALGEFIRAHRERLSPQAVGLPPGPRRRTPGLRREEVAQLCGVSPTWYTWIEQGRPVSASADALARIAVALQLSKAERAYLFELAAQRDPAEPDVAGGDLPPTLAATVAAIATPAYVLDRQWNALAWNAPAAALFSGWLDGEHDRNLLRFTFMSPAARTLIVDWETRARRLAAEFRADSIRHLTDAPTRALIDALTAGSDAFAQYWASQDVFEREGGLREFDHPADGRLVYQQITLKPAHREDLKLVVLVRD; translated from the coding sequence ATGAACCAGCCGTCCTCCGCCTCCGTCCCGCCGCTCGACGCCACGCCCGCCCGTGCGCTCGGCGAATTCATCCGTGCCCATCGCGAGCGGCTGTCGCCGCAGGCCGTCGGGCTGCCGCCCGGCCCGCGCCGCCGCACGCCGGGGCTGCGGCGCGAGGAAGTCGCGCAGCTGTGCGGTGTCAGCCCGACCTGGTACACGTGGATCGAACAAGGCCGCCCGGTGTCCGCATCGGCCGACGCACTCGCCCGGATCGCCGTCGCGCTGCAGTTGTCGAAGGCCGAGCGCGCGTACCTGTTCGAGCTGGCCGCGCAGCGCGACCCGGCCGAGCCCGACGTCGCAGGCGGCGATCTGCCGCCAACGCTCGCCGCGACCGTCGCGGCGATCGCGACGCCCGCATACGTGCTCGACCGGCAATGGAACGCGCTCGCATGGAACGCGCCGGCCGCCGCGCTCTTTTCCGGCTGGCTCGACGGCGAGCACGACCGCAACCTGCTGCGCTTCACGTTCATGTCGCCGGCCGCGCGCACGCTGATCGTCGACTGGGAAACCCGCGCGCGGCGGCTCGCGGCCGAATTCCGCGCCGATTCGATCCGCCACCTGACCGACGCGCCGACGCGCGCGCTGATCGACGCGCTGACCGCCGGCAGCGATGCCTTCGCGCAGTACTGGGCATCGCAGGACGTGTTCGAACGCGAAGGCGGGCTGCGCGAATTCGACCATCCGGCCGACGGCCGCCTCGTGTACCAGCAGATCACGCTGAAGCCCGCGCACCGCGAGGACCTGAAGCTCGTCGTGCTGGTACGCGACTGA
- a CDS encoding HAD family hydrolase, whose amino-acid sequence MTFSAALFDMDGLLVDSERTIMNTWIDVSNAHGVALTVTDYLQIVGRSFAEGQVILARLIGNPDTFDAVRTRVREQLAAPEPHPKFPLKPGAFALLDALAQAGIPCAVASSSAGDVIRARLDAVGVLPFFRAIAGGDEVARGKPDPAVYRLAAERLGVPAHACVAFEDSDFGAQSAAGAGASVVTVPDLKAPTPEIIALSLHVLASLDDAVALVPSWFGQQGTSQPA is encoded by the coding sequence ATGACCTTTTCCGCCGCGCTCTTCGACATGGACGGCCTGCTCGTCGATTCCGAGCGGACCATCATGAACACGTGGATCGACGTGTCGAATGCGCACGGTGTCGCGCTGACCGTCACCGACTACCTGCAGATCGTCGGCCGCTCGTTCGCCGAAGGCCAGGTCATCCTGGCGCGGCTGATCGGCAATCCCGATACGTTCGACGCCGTGCGCACCCGCGTGCGCGAACAGCTCGCGGCGCCCGAGCCGCATCCGAAGTTTCCGCTGAAACCGGGCGCGTTTGCGCTGCTCGATGCGCTCGCGCAGGCCGGCATTCCATGCGCGGTCGCATCGTCGTCCGCCGGTGACGTGATCCGCGCACGGCTCGACGCGGTCGGCGTGCTGCCGTTCTTCCGCGCGATCGCGGGCGGCGACGAAGTCGCACGCGGCAAGCCCGACCCGGCCGTCTACCGGCTCGCGGCCGAACGCCTCGGCGTGCCGGCACATGCGTGCGTCGCGTTCGAGGACAGTGACTTCGGCGCACAGTCGGCCGCCGGCGCCGGCGCATCGGTCGTCACCGTGCCCGACCTGAAAGCGCCGACACCCGAAATCATCGCGCTGAGCCTGCACGTGCTCGCGTCGCTCGACGATGCGGTCGCGCTCGTGCCGTCGTGGTTCGGCCAGCAAGGCACGTCGCAGCCTGCATAG